The following are encoded in a window of Candidatus Methylomirabilota bacterium genomic DNA:
- the ruvC gene encoding crossover junction endodeoxyribonuclease RuvC codes for MLGIDPGLVGTGYGVIESASSGVTVLDSGVIETRADLALEERVRAIYDGVWRLLDKHAPIALVLEDLYTEYRFPRTALLMAHARGVVCLAAGQREVAVLSLAPAEVKRAVTGNGAAAKEQIQRAVQRLLGLAEPPRSSHAADALALALTGLSRLGHLR; via the coding sequence GTGCTCGGCATCGACCCGGGCCTCGTCGGCACCGGTTACGGTGTGATCGAGTCGGCCTCCTCCGGCGTCACCGTGCTGGACTCCGGCGTCATCGAGACGCGGGCCGACCTGGCGCTGGAGGAGCGCGTCCGGGCCATCTACGACGGCGTGTGGCGGCTGCTCGACAAGCATGCGCCGATCGCGCTCGTCCTCGAGGACCTCTACACCGAGTACCGTTTCCCCCGCACGGCGCTCCTCATGGCCCACGCGCGCGGCGTGGTCTGTCTGGCCGCCGGCCAGCGGGAGGTCGCGGTGCTGTCGCTGGCGCCCGCCGAGGTCAAACGCGCCGTCACCGGCAACGGCGCCGCCGCCAAGGAGCAGATCCAGCGCGCGGTGCAACGGCTGCTGGGCCTGGCCGAGCCGCCCCGCTCCTCGCACGCGGCCGACGCGCTGGCGCTGGCGCTCACGGGTCTGTCCCGCCTCGGGCACCTCCGGTGA